Proteins encoded in a region of the Pseudomonas shahriarae genome:
- the minD gene encoding septum site-determining protein MinD translates to MAKILVVTSGKGGVGKTTTSAAIGTGLALRGHKTVIVDFDVGLRNLDLIMGCERRVVYDFVNVVNGEANLQQALIKDKRLENLYVLAASQTRDKDALTKEGVEKVLMELKETFEYVVCDSPAGIETGAHLAMYFADEAIVVTNPEVSSVRDSDRMLGLLASKSRRAEKGEDPIKEHLLLTRYNPDRVSKGEMLGVEDVKEILAVALLGVIPESQAVLKASNQGVPVILDDQSDAGQAYSDAVDRLLGKTVEHRFLDVAKKGFFERLFGGN, encoded by the coding sequence TTGGCCAAGATTCTCGTGGTTACATCCGGCAAGGGTGGTGTGGGTAAGACCACCACCAGCGCCGCTATCGGTACCGGTCTCGCTCTGCGCGGCCACAAGACAGTCATCGTCGACTTCGACGTCGGTTTGCGTAACCTCGACCTGATCATGGGCTGCGAACGCCGCGTGGTGTATGACTTCGTCAACGTGGTCAACGGCGAAGCCAACCTGCAACAGGCCCTGATCAAGGACAAGCGCCTTGAAAACCTGTATGTACTGGCCGCCAGCCAGACCCGCGACAAAGACGCGCTGACCAAAGAAGGCGTGGAAAAAGTCCTGATGGAACTCAAGGAAACCTTTGAGTACGTGGTCTGCGACTCCCCGGCTGGTATCGAGACCGGTGCTCACCTGGCGATGTATTTCGCCGATGAAGCCATCGTCGTGACCAACCCGGAAGTGTCCTCGGTACGTGACTCGGACCGTATGCTGGGCCTGCTGGCCAGCAAATCCCGGCGCGCCGAGAAGGGCGAAGACCCGATCAAGGAACACCTGCTGCTGACCCGCTACAACCCTGACCGTGTCAGCAAGGGCGAAATGCTCGGCGTTGAAGACGTCAAGGAAATCCTGGCCGTGGCTCTGCTGGGTGTGATCCCGGAATCCCAGGCGGTGCTGAAAGCATCCAACCAGGGCGTACCGGTCATCCTCGACGACCAGAGCGACGCCGGCCAGGCGTACAGCGATGCCGTTGACCGCCTGTTGGGAAAAACCGTGGAACACCGCTTCCTCGATGTCGCGAAGAAGGGATTCTTCGAGCGCCTGTTTGGAGGCAACTAA
- the minC gene encoding septum site-determining protein MinC: MSQTESLDQDPVFQLKGSMLAITVLELARNDLDALDRQLAAKVALAPNFFNNAPLVLALDKLPAGQGAVDLPGLMRVCRQHGLRTLAIRANRIEDIAAAIAIELPVLPPSGARERVLDPVEAEVKKKPEKPAEPTVKPTRIITSPVRGGQQIYAQGGDLVVVAPVSPGAELLADGNIHVYGPMRGRALAGVKGDTKARIFCQQLSAELVSIAGQYKVSEDLRRDPLWGAGVQVSLSGDVLNIIRL, from the coding sequence ATGAGCCAAACTGAATCGCTAGACCAAGATCCCGTATTCCAGCTCAAGGGCAGCATGCTCGCCATTACTGTGCTGGAACTGGCCCGTAACGACCTTGACGCCCTGGACCGCCAGCTCGCCGCCAAGGTCGCCCTGGCGCCGAATTTCTTCAACAATGCGCCGCTGGTGCTGGCCCTGGATAAATTGCCGGCCGGCCAGGGCGCGGTTGACCTGCCCGGGCTGATGCGCGTTTGCCGCCAACATGGCCTGCGCACCCTGGCCATCCGTGCCAACCGTATTGAAGACATCGCGGCGGCCATCGCTATTGAATTGCCAGTATTGCCACCGTCCGGTGCCCGCGAGCGTGTGCTCGACCCGGTAGAAGCTGAAGTGAAGAAAAAACCGGAAAAACCGGCAGAGCCGACGGTCAAGCCTACAAGGATCATCACCTCTCCCGTACGCGGTGGGCAGCAGATTTACGCCCAGGGCGGCGACCTGGTGGTGGTCGCTCCGGTCAGTCCCGGCGCGGAACTTCTCGCCGATGGCAACATCCATGTATACGGCCCAATGCGCGGTCGGGCACTGGCTGGGGTCAAGGGCGATACCAAGGCACGGATTTTCTGCCAGCAATTGAGCGCTGAGCTGGTGTCGATCGCCGGCCAGTACAAGGTTTCGGAAGATTTGCGCCGTGATCCGCTGTGGGGGGCCGGGGTACAAGTCAGCCTGTCGGGCGATGTGTTGAACATCATCCGTCTTTAA
- a CDS encoding lipid A biosynthesis lauroyl acyltransferase, giving the protein MDRPRFRAVFFHPRFWLLWLGLGLLWLITQLPYRALLGIGRVLGAFMYRVAGERRRIAARNLELCFPQMSAQERKHLLKENFASTGIAFFEMAMSWWWSKQRLARLAHVEGLEHLKQAQLEGKGVILMALHFTTLEIGAALLGQKHTIDGMYREHGNPLFDFIQRRGRERHNLDSLAVEREDVRGMLKLLRAGRAIWYAPDQDYGAKQSIFVPLFGIQAATVTATSKFARLGKALVVPFTQQRLADGSGYRMVIHPPLRDFPGESDEVDCLRINQWVETAVRECPEQYLWAHRRFKSRPPGEPKLYEKRR; this is encoded by the coding sequence ATGGATCGCCCGCGTTTTCGAGCTGTATTTTTTCACCCGCGTTTCTGGCTGCTATGGCTGGGGCTCGGCCTGTTGTGGCTGATTACCCAACTGCCATACCGGGCGCTGCTGGGCATTGGTCGTGTACTGGGTGCGTTTATGTACCGGGTGGCCGGCGAACGTCGACGCATTGCCGCGCGAAACCTGGAACTGTGCTTCCCGCAGATGTCCGCGCAAGAGCGTAAACATTTGCTCAAGGAAAACTTTGCCTCCACCGGCATCGCCTTTTTCGAGATGGCCATGAGCTGGTGGTGGTCCAAACAGCGTCTGGCGCGCCTGGCCCATGTTGAAGGGCTGGAGCACCTCAAGCAGGCACAACTGGAAGGCAAGGGCGTGATCCTCATGGCCCTGCATTTCACCACCCTGGAGATCGGCGCGGCTTTGCTCGGCCAGAAGCACACCATCGACGGCATGTACCGCGAGCACGGCAACCCGTTGTTCGATTTTATCCAGCGCCGTGGCCGCGAGCGCCACAACCTCGACTCCCTGGCGGTAGAGCGTGAAGACGTGCGCGGCATGCTCAAGCTGCTGCGCGCCGGCCGGGCGATCTGGTACGCGCCGGACCAGGACTATGGCGCCAAGCAAAGCATTTTCGTGCCGTTGTTCGGCATCCAGGCCGCCACTGTCACCGCTACCAGCAAGTTTGCGCGCCTGGGCAAGGCGTTGGTGGTGCCCTTTACCCAGCAGCGCCTGGCCGATGGCAGCGGCTACCGCATGGTGATTCATCCGCCGTTGCGCGACTTCCCCGGTGAATCCGACGAAGTCGATTGCCTGCGCATCAACCAATGGGTGGAAACTGCGGTGCGCGAGTGCCCCGAGCAATACCTGTGGGCCCATCGCCGCTTCAAGAGCCGGCCACCGGGCGAACCCAAGTTGTACGAAAAGCGCCGCTGA
- a CDS encoding patatin-like phospholipase family protein, protein MRPTEPVTGLILSGGGARAAYQVGVLAAIAELLPPGAANPFPVIVGTSAGAINAVSLASGAMDFTAAIARLTAFWQGFRSHLVLRSDWPGVIHQASRFLSRSLLGLGSPVPVALLDSSPLRELLQDKLHFEGINEAIRHKHLHAVAVTAFGYESGQAVTFYQGGGTIDAWLRHRRIGLPTQLTVEHLLASSAIPLLFAPVKLDQEYFGDGAVRQSAPISPALHLGATRVLVVGVSGNPRSPDPSAPQERSYTGQQPTLAQIGGHMLNSTFIDSLESDIELLERLNQFSHLQPANSAARGLSPVDVLVIAPSQPIDEIAARHRQELPAALRLFLRGPGATKTSGAGVLSYLLFEAGYCSELIELGRRDALAKREELQRFLGLTPN, encoded by the coding sequence ATGCGCCCCACTGAACCGGTCACAGGCTTGATTCTTTCCGGCGGCGGGGCGCGTGCGGCGTATCAGGTCGGGGTGCTGGCGGCGATTGCCGAGTTGTTGCCTCCGGGGGCCGCCAATCCCTTCCCGGTGATTGTCGGCACCTCGGCCGGGGCGATCAACGCGGTGAGCCTGGCCAGTGGCGCCATGGACTTTACTGCCGCCATCGCGCGCCTCACCGCATTCTGGCAGGGCTTTCGCAGCCATCTGGTGCTGCGCAGCGACTGGCCGGGGGTGATTCACCAGGCCAGCCGTTTCCTCTCCCGCAGCCTGCTGGGCCTGGGCTCGCCGGTGCCAGTGGCGCTGCTCGACAGCTCGCCGTTGCGGGAGTTGCTGCAAGACAAGCTGCATTTTGAAGGTATCAATGAGGCGATCCGCCACAAGCACCTGCATGCCGTAGCGGTGACGGCGTTCGGCTATGAGTCGGGCCAGGCGGTGACGTTCTATCAGGGCGGCGGCACCATCGATGCCTGGCTGCGCCACCGGCGCATCGGCCTGCCCACGCAGTTGACGGTGGAGCACCTGCTGGCCAGTTCGGCGATCCCATTGCTGTTTGCGCCGGTCAAACTGGACCAGGAATATTTTGGCGATGGTGCCGTCCGGCAATCAGCGCCCATCAGTCCTGCGCTGCACCTGGGGGCCACCCGGGTGCTGGTGGTGGGGGTCAGTGGCAACCCGCGTTCCCCTGACCCTTCGGCGCCGCAGGAGCGCAGCTACACCGGCCAGCAGCCCACCCTGGCGCAGATTGGTGGGCATATGCTCAACAGTACTTTTATTGACAGCCTCGAGAGTGACATCGAGTTGCTGGAGCGTCTTAACCAGTTCAGCCATCTGCAACCGGCCAACAGCGCCGCGCGGGGGCTTTCACCGGTCGATGTGTTGGTGATTGCGCCCAGCCAGCCGATCGACGAAATAGCGGCCCGCCATCGCCAGGAACTGCCGGCGGCATTGCGGTTGTTCTTGCGTGGGCCAGGGGCGACCAAGACCAGCGGGGCAGGGGTGCTCAGCTATCTGTTGTTCGAGGCAGGGTATTGCAGCGAGTTGATCGAGTTGGGGCGGCGCGATGCATTGGCCAAGCGCGAGGAGTTGCAGCGGTTCCTGGGCCTGACCCCGAACTGA
- a CDS encoding outer membrane protein OmpK: MKRTVNSLMLAGSLLAGGQAMAGDWLQWQNNSLTYLWGKNFKVNPEIQQTVTFEHADAWKYGDNFFFLDRIFYNGKEDGNVGPNTYYGEFSPRLSFGKILDKDLSFGPIKDVLLAFTYEFGEGDNESYLVGPAFDLNIPGFDYFQLNFYQRQTEGNRPGDGVWQITPVWSYTIPVGNSDVLIDGFMDWVVDNDKNARGTYHANLHFNPQVKYDLGKAMNWGAKQLYVGFEYDYWKNKYGIQDSGAFETNQDTASLLVKYHF; encoded by the coding sequence ATGAAACGTACCGTGAACAGCCTGATGTTGGCCGGATCCCTGCTGGCCGGGGGCCAGGCAATGGCGGGTGACTGGCTGCAGTGGCAGAACAACAGCCTGACTTACCTGTGGGGCAAGAACTTCAAGGTCAACCCAGAGATCCAGCAAACCGTCACCTTTGAACACGCCGATGCGTGGAAGTACGGCGACAACTTCTTCTTCCTCGACCGTATCTTTTACAACGGCAAGGAAGACGGCAACGTCGGCCCCAATACTTACTACGGCGAGTTCAGCCCACGGCTGTCGTTTGGCAAGATCCTGGATAAGGACTTGTCCTTCGGCCCGATCAAAGATGTATTACTGGCGTTCACTTACGAGTTCGGCGAAGGCGACAACGAGTCCTACCTGGTAGGCCCGGCCTTCGACCTGAACATCCCCGGCTTCGACTACTTCCAGTTGAACTTCTACCAGCGCCAGACCGAAGGCAATCGCCCGGGTGATGGTGTCTGGCAGATCACGCCGGTATGGTCTTACACCATTCCCGTGGGCAACTCCGACGTGCTGATCGACGGCTTCATGGACTGGGTGGTGGATAACGACAAGAACGCCCGTGGTACTTACCACGCCAACTTGCACTTCAACCCGCAGGTCAAGTATGACCTGGGCAAAGCCATGAACTGGGGCGCCAAGCAGTTGTATGTCGGTTTTGAATACGACTACTGGAAGAACAAGTACGGGATCCAGGACAGCGGCGCGTTCGAGACCAACCAGGACACGGCCAGCCTGTTGGTCAAGTACCACTTCTAA
- a CDS encoding nucleobase:cation symporter-2 family protein → MSELAEPQIPAAPAMVRLPLLQLILVGLQHVLLMYGGAVAVPLIIGQAAGLSREEIAFLINADLLVAGIATMVQSFGIGPLGIRMPVMMGASFAAVGSMVAMAGMPGIGLQGIFGATIAAGFFGMLIAPFMSKVVRFFPPLVTGTVITAIGLSLFPVAVNWAGGGATAVQFGSPIYLAIAGLVLATILLINRFMRGFWVNISVLIGMALGYALCGLLGMVDLGGLEQAPWVQVVTPLHFGMPTFELAPILSMCLVVVIIFVESTGMFLALGKITGQEVTPKMLRRGLLCDAGASFFAGFFNTFTHSSFAQNIGLVQMTGVRCRSVTIMAGAFLIVLSLLPKAAFLVASIPPAVLGGAAIAMFGMVAATGIKILQEADIADRRNQLLVAVSIGMGLIPVVRPEFFAQLPLWMSPITHSGIAMATLSALSLNVLFNILGGSERPAVAHTH, encoded by the coding sequence ATGTCCGAGTTAGCCGAGCCGCAGATTCCTGCCGCACCCGCCATGGTGCGGCTGCCCCTTTTGCAACTGATCCTGGTAGGCCTGCAACATGTACTGCTGATGTACGGCGGCGCAGTGGCCGTGCCGCTGATCATCGGACAAGCCGCGGGCTTGAGTCGTGAAGAAATCGCCTTTTTGATCAACGCCGACCTGCTGGTGGCGGGGATCGCGACCATGGTCCAATCCTTCGGGATCGGCCCGCTGGGCATCCGTATGCCGGTGATGATGGGCGCCAGTTTCGCCGCTGTCGGCAGCATGGTCGCCATGGCGGGCATGCCGGGCATCGGCCTGCAAGGGATCTTCGGCGCAACCATCGCCGCCGGGTTCTTTGGCATGCTCATCGCGCCATTCATGTCCAAGGTGGTGCGCTTCTTCCCACCGCTGGTGACCGGCACGGTGATCACGGCCATCGGTCTTTCGTTGTTTCCAGTGGCGGTGAACTGGGCTGGCGGTGGTGCTACCGCCGTGCAGTTCGGCTCGCCGATCTACCTGGCCATCGCAGGCCTGGTGCTGGCCACCATTCTGTTGATCAACCGTTTCATGCGTGGGTTCTGGGTCAATATCTCGGTACTGATCGGCATGGCCCTGGGCTACGCCTTGTGCGGACTGCTCGGCATGGTCGACCTCGGCGGCCTGGAGCAGGCGCCGTGGGTGCAAGTGGTCACGCCCTTGCACTTCGGCATGCCCACATTCGAATTGGCACCGATCCTGTCGATGTGCCTGGTGGTGGTGATTATCTTCGTCGAATCCACCGGCATGTTCCTCGCGCTGGGCAAGATCACCGGCCAGGAAGTCACCCCGAAAATGCTGCGACGCGGCCTGCTGTGCGATGCCGGCGCGTCGTTCTTTGCCGGGTTCTTCAATACCTTCACCCATTCTTCTTTCGCCCAGAACATCGGCCTGGTGCAGATGACCGGGGTGCGTTGCCGCTCGGTGACGATCATGGCCGGGGCCTTTTTGATTGTCCTCAGCCTGCTGCCCAAGGCGGCGTTTTTGGTGGCTTCGATTCCTCCTGCGGTGCTGGGCGGCGCGGCCATCGCGATGTTCGGCATGGTGGCCGCGACCGGGATCAAGATCCTCCAGGAAGCCGACATTGCCGACCGGCGCAACCAGTTGCTGGTGGCGGTCAGCATCGGCATGGGCCTGATCCCGGTGGTACGCCCGGAGTTCTTTGCCCAGTTACCGTTGTGGATGAGCCCGATTACCCATAGCGGCATTGCCATGGCCACGCTTAGCGCGTTGTCGCTGAACGTGCTGTTCAACATCCTGGGCGGCTCAGAACGCCCCGCAGTTGCCCATACGCATTGA
- a CDS encoding urate hydroxylase PuuD, with translation MEAHLLEWLNLSVRWVHMITGVAWIGASFYFVWLENNLNRVNPKSGLAGDLWAIHGGGIYHLEKYKLAPPTMPDNLHWFKWEAYFTWMSGVALLCVVFYLNPTLYLLAPGSSLSGTEGVLLGIGSLFAGWFIYSFLCDSALGKRPALLGFILFVLLIGAAYGFSKVFSGRGAYLHVGAIIGTIMVGNVFRIIMPAQRALVAAIAENRTPDPALPAKGLLRSRHNNYFTLPVLFIMISNHFPSTYGSQYNWLILAGIAVAAVLVRHYFNTRHDSQKYAWTLPVGALAMICLAYVTGPKPVATAPDVAKAPAAIEYQPLPETAVGGGLKPAAPAAPAPAAEPAPAQASTDFGKVHSVIEQRCTVCHSAKPTSPLFSAAPAGVMFDTPAQIQQQAARIQAQAVASQIMPLGNITQMTQQERELIGSWINQGARTN, from the coding sequence TGCGCTGGGTTCATATGATCACTGGCGTGGCCTGGATCGGTGCGTCTTTCTATTTTGTATGGCTGGAAAACAACCTTAACCGCGTCAACCCAAAAAGCGGCCTGGCTGGCGATTTATGGGCGATCCACGGTGGCGGTATCTACCACCTGGAAAAATACAAACTGGCCCCACCGACCATGCCGGACAACCTGCACTGGTTTAAATGGGAAGCCTATTTCACCTGGATGTCGGGCGTCGCGCTGCTGTGCGTGGTGTTCTACCTCAATCCGACGCTGTACCTGCTCGCCCCCGGCAGCAGCCTCAGTGGTACCGAAGGCGTGTTGCTGGGCATTGGCTCACTGTTCGCTGGCTGGTTCATCTACTCCTTTCTTTGCGACTCGGCCCTGGGCAAACGCCCTGCCCTGCTCGGTTTTATCCTGTTCGTCCTGTTGATCGGCGCGGCCTACGGCTTCAGCAAGGTGTTCAGCGGTCGCGGTGCATACCTGCATGTGGGTGCGATCATCGGCACCATCATGGTCGGCAACGTGTTCCGCATCATCATGCCGGCCCAGCGCGCGCTGGTGGCAGCGATTGCAGAAAACCGCACGCCAGACCCGGCACTGCCGGCCAAGGGCCTGCTGCGTTCGCGACACAACAACTACTTCACCCTGCCCGTGCTGTTCATCATGATCAGCAACCACTTCCCGAGCACCTACGGCAGCCAGTACAACTGGTTGATCCTGGCCGGGATCGCGGTGGCGGCGGTGTTGGTGCGCCACTACTTCAACACACGTCATGACAGCCAGAAATACGCATGGACCCTGCCGGTCGGCGCCCTGGCGATGATCTGCCTGGCCTATGTCACCGGGCCAAAACCCGTGGCGACTGCACCGGATGTGGCCAAGGCGCCAGCGGCCATCGAGTATCAGCCGTTGCCGGAAACCGCAGTGGGCGGTGGTCTCAAGCCAGCCGCCCCTGCCGCTCCAGCCCCGGCCGCCGAACCGGCTCCAGCCCAGGCTTCGACGGACTTTGGCAAGGTCCACAGCGTGATTGAACAACGCTGCACCGTGTGCCATTCGGCCAAGCCCACCAGCCCGTTGTTCAGTGCCGCTCCGGCCGGGGTGATGTTCGATACCCCGGCGCAGATCCAGCAGCAGGCGGCGCGTATCCAGGCGCAGGCGGTTGCCAGCCAGATCATGCCACTGGGCAACATCACCCAGATGACCCAGCAGGAGCGGGAGTTGATTGGTAGTTGGATCAATCAAGGAGCGCGCACCAATTAA